The following are encoded in a window of Impatiens glandulifera chromosome 5, dImpGla2.1, whole genome shotgun sequence genomic DNA:
- the LOC124938900 gene encoding malonate--CoA ligase-like, producing MAQPAMSQLTLLRVMNFSSNASRENTGMNFMKEFSGMGSTSCGDRFAIRADQKSYSHSQLLHLHIIRVDSKNENYNLGGARIGIVANPSAEFVAGILGTWLSGGVAVPLALSYPETELMHVMNDSDISMILSTEDYSELMQNVAAKTSALFSLISLVADASLRVSEDNELHKKELDKFEDLFHVQGCFFVTIM from the exons atggcccaacctgcaatgtcACAACTCACTCTTCTTCGAGTCATGAACTTCAGCAGCAACg CTTCGAGAGAAAACACAGGTATGAATTTTATGAAAGAGTTTTCAGGAATGGGTTCTACATCTTGTGGTGATCGGTTTGCTATAAGGGCTGATCAGAAGAGCTACAGTCACAGTCAACTACTTCATCTGCATATAATTAgg GTGGATAGTAAGAATGAGAATTACAATCTTGGTGGAGCTAGGATAGGAATTGTAGCTAATCCTTCTGCCGAGTTTGTTGCTGGAATTCTTGGAACGTGGTTAAGTGGTGGTGTTGCTGTTCCGCTTGCACTAAGCTACCCAGAAACTGAGCTCATGCATGTTATGAATGATTCG GATATATCAATGATTTTAAGCACCGAAGACTATTCTGAGCTGATGCAAAATGTTGCCGCTAAAACATCTGCTCTGTTTTCCCTTATTTCTCTTGTTGCTGATGCATCTTTGAGGGTTAGTGAGGATAATGAGTTGCATAAGAAAGAATtggacaagtttgaagatttaTTCCATGTCCAAGGTTGTTTCTTTGTTACTATTATGTAA